One Glycine max cultivar Williams 82 chromosome 3, Glycine_max_v4.0, whole genome shotgun sequence DNA window includes the following coding sequences:
- the LOC100786834 gene encoding small nuclear RNP family protein: MLPLSLLKTAQGHPMLVELKNGETYNGHLVNCDTWMNIHLREVICTSKDGDRFWRMPECYIRGNTIKYLRVPDEVIDKVQEETKSRADRKPPGVGRGRGRGREEGPGGRPTKGIGRGLDDGGARGAGGSRGRGGPSGKPGGNRGRGRG, translated from the exons ATG CTTCCTCTTTCCCTTCTCAAGACTGCCCAAGGCCACCCTATG TTGGTGGAACTGAAAAATGGGGAGACATATAACGGGCATTTGGTTAATTGCGACACATGGATGAACATCCATCTGCGAGAAGTCATTTGTACATCTAAA GACGGAGATAGATTTTGGAGGATGCCTGAATGCTACATACGAGGCAATACAATCAAGTACCTTCGAGTACCTGATGAG GTTATTGATAAAGTTCAAGAAGAAACCAAGAGCCGTGCAG ATCGCAAACCACCTGGTGTTGGGCGTGGAAGGGGAAGAGGCAGAGAGGAAGGTCCTGGTGGGCGCCCAACAAAAGGAATTGGGCGTGGTCTTGATGATGGTGGTGCTAGGGGAGCTGGAGGAAGCCGAGGCAGGGGTGGTCCCAGTGGAAAGCCTGGTGGAAACAGAG GGCGTGGTAGAGGTTGA
- the LOC100787904 gene encoding E3 ubiquitin-protein ligase BAH1: MKFCKKYQEYMQGQEKKLPGVGFKKLKKILKKCRRNSSSQKPLHASLAAKTCPDHCPVCDGTFFPSLLNEMSDIVGCFNQRAQKLLELHLASGVRKYFLWIKGKLQGNHTALIQEGKDLVTYALINAIAIRKILKKYDKIHYSKQGQLFKSQIQSMHKEILQSPWLCELMAFHINLRETKVKSRKAHALFDGCSLTFKDGKPALTCELFDSIKVDIDLTCSICLDTVFDPVSLTCGHIFCYICACSAASVSIVNGLKSADPKMKCPLCREGAVYEGAVHLEELNILLSRSCQEYWEQRIQTERVERVKQIKEHWDSQCRAFVGV; encoded by the exons ATGAAGTTCTGCAAAAAATACCAGGAGTACATGCAAGGCCAGGAGAAGAAGCTTCCGGGCGTAGGATTCAAGAAGCTCAAAAAGATATTGAAGAAGTGCAGGAGAAACTCTTCATCCCAGAAACCCCTTCATGCATCCCTTGCCGCCAAAACCTGCCCCGACCATTGCCCAG TGTGCGATGGGACCTTCTTCCCTTCCCTTCTCAATGAAATGTCAGATATAGTGGGGTGCTTTAATCAGCGTGCTCAGAAATTGTTGGAGCTACATCTCGCTTCTGGGGTCAGAAAGTACTTCTTGTGGATCAAAGGCAAATTACAAGGGAACCATACGGCTCTGATTCAAGAAGGCAAAGATCTTGTTACTTATGCACTCATAAATGCCATTGCAATTCGAAAAATACTGAAAAAATACGATAAG ATTCATTATTCCAAGCAAGGGCAATTGTTCAAGTCGCAGATCCAGAGTATGCACAAGGAGATTCTTCAAAGTCCCTGGCTTTGTGAGCTTATGGCCTTCCATATCAATTTAAGGGAAACTAAGGTCAAGTCAAGGAAGGCACATGCTTTGTTCGATGGATGTTCTCTCACATTCAAGGATGGGAAACCGGCACTTACTTGTGAGCTCTTTGATTCTATCAAAGTTGACATTGACTTGACTTGTTCTATATGCTTG GACACCGTGTTTGATCCAGTTTCTCTGACTTGCGGCCATATATTCTGCTATATTTGTGCATGCTCAGCTGCATCAGTATCTATTGTTAACGGACTTAAGTCTGCAGATCCTAAAATGAAGTGTCCTCTATGTCGTGAG GGAGCAGTTTATGAAGGTGCTGTGCACTTGGAAGAATTAAATATTCTGTTAAGCCGAAG CTGTCAGGAATACTGGGAGCAGAGGATTCAGACAGAAAGGGTGGAGAGGGTTAAGCAAATAAAGGAACACTGGGATTCACAGTGTAGGGCATTCGTGGGCGTCTAA
- the LOC100786303 gene encoding thiamine pyrophosphokinase 2 isoform X1, with translation MELMCHCSSFLLPPENPNTTCSLSLKYALVVLNQSLPRFAPLLWDHAQVRVCADGGANRVYDEMPLFFPHQQPSHVRTRYKPDVIKGDMDSIRTEVLDFYAKLGTKIIDESHDQDTTDLHKCVAYIRDLTPNVDGSELCILVAGALGGRFDHEIGNINVLCRFSNTRIILLSDDCLIHLLPKNHCHQIFIESSVEGPHCGLIPIGMPSGSSTSTGLKWDLNDTAMSFGGLVSTSNIVKGEIVTVQSDSDLLWTISIKKLEVLHGA, from the exons ATGGAATTGATGTGCCATTGTTCGAGCTTTCTTCTTCCGCCGGAGAATCCTAACACGACGTGTTCGCTTTCTCTAAAGTACGCTCTCGTTGTTCTCAACCAAAGCCTACCGAGATTTGCTCCTCTGCTCTGGGACCACG CTCAAGTACGAGTTTGCGCTGATGGAGGTGCCAATAGGGTGTATGATGAAATGCCTCTTTTCTTCCCTCATCAACAACCTTCCCATGTTCGCACCAG GTACAAGCCTGATGTAATTAAAGGAGACATGGATTCAATCAGGACAGAAGTACTTGACTTCTATGCAAAGCTG GGAACTAAGATAATTGATGAGTCTCATGATCAGGACACCACAGATTTACACAAATGTGTGGCATACATACGTGACCTCACCCCAAATGTTGATGGATCAGAA CTATGCATTCTTGTTGCTGGAGCACTTGGTGGGAGATTCGACCATGAGATTGGAAATATTAATGTGCTGTGCCGATTTTCCAACACACGAATTATCCTTCTATCTGATGATTGCctcattcatcttcttccaaaGAATCATTGTCATCAAATCTTTATTGAATCTTCTGTTGAGGGTCCGCATTGTGGACTCATTCCCATTGGGATGCCTTCTGGAAGCTCTACATCCACAGGACTCAAATGGGATCTCA ATGACACAGCGATGAGTTTTGGAGGTTTAGTAAGTACATCCAATATTGTAAAAGGGGAAATAGTTACAGTACAGTCTGATTCAGATCTTCTTTGGACTATTTCTATTAAGAAGCTCGAGGTTTTACATGGTGCATAG
- the LOC100785253 gene encoding dol-P-Man:Man(5)GlcNAc(2)-PP-Dol alpha-1,3-mannosyltransferase — METGGRKLKSRETMAFESVTQSAPPPRSRGRITLLENPKTPFALALLFADAVLVSLIIAFVPYTKIDWDAYMSQVTGFLGGERDYRNLKGDTGPLVYPAGFLYIYSAFQYLTEGQVYPAQILFGVLYIVNLAIVLAVYVKTDVVPWWALCLLSLSKRVHSIFVLRLFNDCVAMTLFHAALLLLVHRRWNLGLILFSGAVSVKMNVLLYAPPLLLLMLKAMDISGVLLALSGAALVQILLGLPFLVSYPVTYISRAFNLGRVFIHFWSVNFKFIPEPVFVSKGFAIFLLAAHLISLASFAHYSWCKHEGGLCNFLHSRYVFMRMKFALFFSSSFSKVGKSSSSSLKILNKEHIVTTMFVGNFIGIVCARSLHYQFYLWYFYSLPYLLWRTNYPTLLRLILFVGVELCWNIYPSNSLSSALLLCLHTIILWGLWSAPPEYPYEENKPSSHKNK, encoded by the exons ATGGAAACCGGAGGCAGAAAACTGAAAAGCAGAGAAACGATGGCCTTTGAATCGGTGACGCAGTCAGCACCTCCTCCGAGATCAAGAGGAAGAATCACCTTGCTCGAAAACCCCAAAACACCCTTCGCCCTTGCTCTTCTCTTTGCCGACGCCGTCCTCGTCTCTCTCATAATCGCCTTCGTCCCCT atACGAAGATAGATTGGGACGCTTACATGTCACAGGTTACCGGGTTTCTCGGTGGAGAACGAGATTACCGCAACCTCAAGGGTGACACTGGTCCTCTCGTCTACCCTGCTGGCTTTCTCTACATTTACTCTGCTTTCCAGTATCTTACCGAAGGACAAGTTTACCCTGCTCAG ATTTTGTTCGGAGTGTTGTATATCGTTAACTTGGCAATCGTTCTCGCCGTCTATGTCAAAACTGATGTG GTTCCGTGGTGGGCACTTTGCTTGCTTTCTCTGTCGAAAAGAGTGCATTCTATCTTCGTGCTTCGTTTATTTAATGACTGTGTGGCCATGACACTTTTTCATGCTGCATTGCTCTTACTCGTGCACCGTAGGTGGAATCTTGGGTTGATTTTGTTTAG TGGAGCTGTTTCGGTGAAGATGAATGTGCTTCTTTATGCTCCTCCTTTGCTGCTTCTCATGCTGAAG GCTATGGACATCAGTGGCGTGTTATTGGCATTATCTGGTGCAGCACTGGTTCAG ATATTACTGGGACTTCCTTTCCTGGTTTCATACCCAGTTACATACATATCAAGAGCCTTCAACCTTGGCCGTGTCTTCATCCATTTCTG GTCTGTTAACTTCAAATTCATCCCTGAACCAGTATTTGTGTCCAAGGGATTTGCAATCTTTTTGTTGGCTGCTCACCTCATATCACTTGCTTCATTTGCGCATTATAGCTGGTGCAA ACATGAAGGAGGGCTTTGCAACTTCCTGCATTCCAGATATGTCTTTATGAGAATGAAGTTTgcacttttcttctcttcctctttttctaAGGTCGGCAAGAGCAGTTCATCATCCCTCAAGATCCTTAATAAAGAAC ATATTGTGACAACTATGTTTGTTGGGAACTTCATTGGCATTGTATGTGCTCGGTCGTTGCATTATCAGTTCTATTTGTG GTACTTCTATAGCTTGCCCTACTTGTTGTGGAGAACGAATTACCCTACATTGCTGCG TTTGATTTTGTTCGTGGGAGTGGAGCTGTGCTGGAATATCTATCCTTCGAACAGCCTTTCTTCAGCGTTACTTCTTTGTCTTCACACAATTATTCTCTGGGGTTTGTGGTCTGCTCCACCTGAGTATCCTTATGAAGAAAATAAACCATCCTCTCACAAAAACAAATAG
- the LOC100786303 gene encoding thiamine pyrophosphokinase 2 isoform X2, with amino-acid sequence MGYMWKVTSFIEWYKPDVIKGDMDSIRTEVLDFYAKLGTKIIDESHDQDTTDLHKCVAYIRDLTPNVDGSELCILVAGALGGRFDHEIGNINVLCRFSNTRIILLSDDCLIHLLPKNHCHQIFIESSVEGPHCGLIPIGMPSGSSTSTGLKWDLNDTAMSFGGLVSTSNIVKGEIVTVQSDSDLLWTISIKKLEVLHGA; translated from the exons ATGGGATATATGTGGAAAGTCACATCCTTCATTGAGTG GTACAAGCCTGATGTAATTAAAGGAGACATGGATTCAATCAGGACAGAAGTACTTGACTTCTATGCAAAGCTG GGAACTAAGATAATTGATGAGTCTCATGATCAGGACACCACAGATTTACACAAATGTGTGGCATACATACGTGACCTCACCCCAAATGTTGATGGATCAGAA CTATGCATTCTTGTTGCTGGAGCACTTGGTGGGAGATTCGACCATGAGATTGGAAATATTAATGTGCTGTGCCGATTTTCCAACACACGAATTATCCTTCTATCTGATGATTGCctcattcatcttcttccaaaGAATCATTGTCATCAAATCTTTATTGAATCTTCTGTTGAGGGTCCGCATTGTGGACTCATTCCCATTGGGATGCCTTCTGGAAGCTCTACATCCACAGGACTCAAATGGGATCTCA ATGACACAGCGATGAGTTTTGGAGGTTTAGTAAGTACATCCAATATTGTAAAAGGGGAAATAGTTACAGTACAGTCTGATTCAGATCTTCTTTGGACTATTTCTATTAAGAAGCTCGAGGTTTTACATGGTGCATAG
- the LOC100787377 gene encoding WD repeat-containing protein GTS1 codes for MVFFSSSATLTYRNPTSVHMETSAAMDVEDQPSPNSNNVKRFGLKNSIQTNFGDDYVFQIVPKEDWSAMAVSLSTNAVKLYSPVAGQYFGEFKGHSETVNQISFSGPSNPHILCSCSSDGTIRAWDARTFQQVSSINAGPSQEVFSFCMGGTSGNLVAAGCKSQVLFWDWRNMKQVACLVDSHVDDVTQVHFVPNERGKLISASVDGLICTFDTTGDINDDDHLESVINMGTSIAKVGIFGETFQKLWCLTHIETLGIWNWKDGSNEGNFLDARTLASESWNLDHVDYFIDCHYSREAEKLWVIGGTNAGTMGYFPVNYKGVATIGAAEAILEGGHTSVIRSVLPMSTIPSGPTNSPSQGIFGWTGGEDGRLCCWLSDDSSESNQSWISSTLTMKAERTHKKNRHHPY; via the exons ATGGTCTTCTTCTCTTCCTCCGCAACTCTAACCTACAGAAACCCAACTTCTGTTCATATGGAAACCAGTGCGGCCATGGATGTCGAGGACCAACCTTCACCCAACTCCAACAACGTTAAACGCTTCGGCCTTAAAAACTCTATCCAAACCAATTTCGGTGATGACTATGTTTTCCAAATCGTCCCAAA GGAAGATTGGAGTGCAATGGCGGTGTCACTGTCAACGAACGCAGTGAAACTCTATTCACCTGTGGCGGGTCAGTATTTTGGAGAGTTCAAGGGTCACTCTGAAACCGTCAATCAGATTTCGTTTTCGGGTCCTTCAAATCCCCATATTTTGTGTTCGTGTTCTTCTGATGGCACCATTAGAGCTTGGGACGCTCGGACATTTCAGCAG GTTTCTTCTATCAATGCTGGTCCTTCTCAGGAGGTTTTCAGCTTCTGTATGGGAGGGACTAGTGGAAATTTAGTTGCCGCCGGGTGTAAATCGCAG GTACTGTTCTGGGATTGGAGAAATATGAAGCAAGTTGCATGCCTGGTGGACTCTCATGTGGATGATGTCACTCAG GTTCATTTTGTCCCTAATGAACGAGGCAAGCTGATTTCTGCTTCCGTAGATGGTTTGATCTGCACATTTGATACTACTGGAGATATCAATGATGATGATCATCTAGAATCA GTGATTAATATGGGGACTTCAATTGCAAAGGTGGGGATTTTTGGAGAGACTTTCCAGAAGCTTTGGTGTTTAACACATATTGAAACCCTGGG TATCTGGAACTGGAAAGATGGTAGCAATGAAGGAAACTTCTTAGATGCTCGTACTTTAGCTTCTGAAAGTTGGAATTTGGATCAT GTTGACTACTTCATTGATTGCCACTACTCCAGAGAAGCTGAAAAACTATGGGTGATTGGAGGCACTAATGCTGGTACTATGGGCTACTTTCCTGTAAATTACAAAGGAGTGGCAACGATTGGAGCTGCAGAAGCAATTCTTGAAGGTGGCCACACAAGTGTTATTAGGAGTGTTTTACCCATGTCAACAATTCCTAGTGGACCTACTAATAGTCCTAGCCAAGGCATTTTCGGTTGGACGGGTGGGGAAGATGGTCGGCTATGTTGTTGGCTCTCTGATGATTCCTCTGAATCAAATCAATCTTGGATTTCAAGCACATTGACTATGAAGGCAGAAAGAACTCACAAGAAAAACCGTCATCACCCCTACTAA
- the LOC100785785 gene encoding translocator protein homolog: protein MPSNDLKHRVTTTTATTNDVNRTSRGKRMLMAKRGLKSLAIAVVLPLSLTALSAYIGSSSSSAHYASRSPFWFPPSWALHLTCPASSFLMGLSAWMVWADGGFHRNPMALLLYFTQLLFTVLWDPLVFALGATRLGLILCVSLFLTQFGCMRLFRPFNPIAADLIKPCLAWVAFLSILNLKLLFV from the coding sequence ATGCCTTCTAATGATCTCAAACATCGGGTCACCACCACTACAGCAACCACCAACGACGTCAATAGGACCAGCAGAGGCAAACGAATGCTGATGGCCAAACGCGGCCTTAAGTCACTCGCCATAGCCGTTgtcctccctctctctctcaccgCCTTATCAGCTTACATAGGCTCCTCCTCCTCCAGTGCCCATTACGCTTCGAGAAGCCCCTTCTGGTTCCCACCCTCGTGGGCCCTACACTTGACGTGTCCTGCTTCAAGCTTCTTGATGGGTCTCTCTGCTTGGATGGTGTGGGCAGACGGGGGTTTCCACAGAAACCCCATGGCTCTGTTGCTTTACTTCACTCAGCTCCTCTTCACGGTGCTGTGGGACCCCCTTGTCTTTGCCCTTGGGGCAACACGGCTAGGCTTAATCTTGTGTGTTTCCTTATTTCTCACCCAGTTTGGCTGCATGCGCTTGTTTCGCCCTTTCAATCCCATCGCTGCTGATTTGATAAAGCCTTGTTTGGCATGGGTTGCTTTCCTCTCTATTCTAAATCTTAAGCTCCTTTTTGTCTGA
- the LOC106798270 gene encoding ABC transporter C family member 4 yields MSVERIKQFTNISFEPAWNMKDHLPPSNWPVEDNVDIKDLQVRYRPNTPLVLKGITLSISGGEKEPVLFEGTVRSNIDPIEQYIDEEIRKSLERCQLKEVVAAKPEKLDSLVADNGENWSVGAETVALSRRVILK; encoded by the exons ATGTCAGTTGAAAGGATAAAACAGTTCACAAATATCTCATTTGAACCAGCATGGAATATGAAGGATCATCTTCCTCCTTCAAATTGGCCAGTTGAAGACAATGTAGATATCAAAGACTTGCAG GTCAGATATCGTCCAAACACTCCTCTGGTTCTTAAAGGCATTACTTTAAGCATTAGCGGAGGAGAAAAG GAGCCCGTCCTTTTTGAAGGAACTGTCAGAAGCAACATTGATCCAATTGAACAGTACATAGATGAAGAAATAAGGAAG AGCTTGGAACGGTGTCAATTAAAAGAGGTTGTTGCTGCCAAGCCTGAAAAACTTGACTCTTTAG TGGCAGATAATGGAGAGAACTGGAGTGTGGGGGCAGAGACAGTTGCTTTGTCTAGGAGGGTTATACTCAAGTGA
- the LOC100499842 gene encoding alpha-crystallin-Hsps_p23-like domain-containing protein isoform X1 has translation MSRHPEVKWAQRLDKVYITVQLADSKNAKVDLTPDGIFTFSGSAGAEDHQYELKLELFDKVNVEESKINVGERSIFIVVQKAEDGWWKRLLRGEGKTPHYVKVDWDKWVDEDEDEGNTGEVDLGGMDFSKFGGMGDAMDDIDESDDEEQEVSKPVEQDAGEGSTEKKEAAPST, from the exons ATGAG TCGTCATCCCGAGGTTAAGTGGGCTCAGAGGCTTGACAAGGTCTATATCACGGTGCAATTGGCTGATTCAAAAAATGCAAAAGTGGATCTTACGCCAGATGGTATTTTTACCTTCTCCGGTAGTGCTGGTGCTGAAGACCATCAGTATGAGCTAAAACTGGAGCTCTTTGATAAGGTTAACGTTGAG GAGAGCAAAATTAATGTAGGAGAGCGAAGCATATTCATTGTAGTGCAGAAGGCAGAGGATGGATGGTGGAAAAGGTTACTGCGTGGAGAAGGCAAGACTCCACATTATGTGAAAGTAGATTGGGATAAATGGGTGGATGAGGATGAAGATGAGGGTAATACTG GTGAAGTGGACTTGGGAGGGATGGATTTCTCG AAATTTGGTGGGATGGGTGATGCAATGGATGACATTGATGAGAGTGACGATGAAG AGCAAGAAGTGTCAAAGCCTGTTGAACAAGATGCAGGCGAGGGGTCGACCGAGAAAAAAGAGGCTGCTCCAAGCACATAA
- the LOC100499842 gene encoding alpha-crystallin-Hsps_p23-like domain-containing protein, producing MSRHPEVKWAQRLDKVYITVQLADSKNAKVDLTPDGIFTFSGSAGAEDHQYELKLELFDKVNVEESKINVGERSIFIVVQKAEDGWWKRLLRGEGKTPHYVKVDWDKWVDEDEDEGNTGEVDLGGMDFSKFGGMGADAMGGMDAMGGMGGMDFSKFGGMGDAMDDIDESDDEEQEVSKPVEQDAGEGSTEKKEAAPST from the exons ATGAG TCGTCATCCCGAGGTTAAGTGGGCTCAGAGGCTTGACAAGGTCTATATCACGGTGCAATTGGCTGATTCAAAAAATGCAAAAGTGGATCTTACGCCAGATGGTATTTTTACCTTCTCCGGTAGTGCTGGTGCTGAAGACCATCAGTATGAGCTAAAACTGGAGCTCTTTGATAAGGTTAACGTTGAG GAGAGCAAAATTAATGTAGGAGAGCGAAGCATATTCATTGTAGTGCAGAAGGCAGAGGATGGATGGTGGAAAAGGTTACTGCGTGGAGAAGGCAAGACTCCACATTATGTGAAAGTAGATTGGGATAAATGGGTGGATGAGGATGAAGATGAGGGTAATACTG GTGAAGTGGACTTGGGAGGGATGGATTTCTCG AAATTTGGGGGGATGGGTGCTGATGCAATGGGAGGGATGGATGCAATGGGAggcatgggtgggatggatttCTCT AAATTTGGTGGGATGGGTGATGCAATGGATGACATTGATGAGAGTGACGATGAAG AGCAAGAAGTGTCAAAGCCTGTTGAACAAGATGCAGGCGAGGGGTCGACCGAGAAAAAAGAGGCTGCTCCAAGCACATAA
- the LOC100786303 gene encoding thiamine pyrophosphokinase 2 isoform X3, translated as MDSIRTEVLDFYAKLGTKIIDESHDQDTTDLHKCVAYIRDLTPNVDGSELCILVAGALGGRFDHEIGNINVLCRFSNTRIILLSDDCLIHLLPKNHCHQIFIESSVEGPHCGLIPIGMPSGSSTSTGLKWDLNDTAMSFGGLVSTSNIVKGEIVTVQSDSDLLWTISIKKLEVLHGA; from the exons ATGGATTCAATCAGGACAGAAGTACTTGACTTCTATGCAAAGCTG GGAACTAAGATAATTGATGAGTCTCATGATCAGGACACCACAGATTTACACAAATGTGTGGCATACATACGTGACCTCACCCCAAATGTTGATGGATCAGAA CTATGCATTCTTGTTGCTGGAGCACTTGGTGGGAGATTCGACCATGAGATTGGAAATATTAATGTGCTGTGCCGATTTTCCAACACACGAATTATCCTTCTATCTGATGATTGCctcattcatcttcttccaaaGAATCATTGTCATCAAATCTTTATTGAATCTTCTGTTGAGGGTCCGCATTGTGGACTCATTCCCATTGGGATGCCTTCTGGAAGCTCTACATCCACAGGACTCAAATGGGATCTCA ATGACACAGCGATGAGTTTTGGAGGTTTAGTAAGTACATCCAATATTGTAAAAGGGGAAATAGTTACAGTACAGTCTGATTCAGATCTTCTTTGGACTATTTCTATTAAGAAGCTCGAGGTTTTACATGGTGCATAG